One Dysosmobacter welbionis DNA segment encodes these proteins:
- the argC gene encoding N-acetyl-gamma-glutamyl-phosphate reductase codes for MKPKVYIDGKDGTTGLQIYDRLAARDDIGLLLIDEAKRKDPGERKRLMAEADIVFLCLPDAAAVEAVALAEGSGARMIDASTAHRTAPGWVYGFPELRPGQREAIAGARYVANPGCHATGFISIVAPLVQAGLLSADADLCCFSLTGYSGGGKKMIAQYEAAEKAESLYSPGLYGLTQAHKHLPEMQKLCGLKKPPVFTPIVDDYYKGMAATVPLHRSQLTGEATLHQVWQALADHYAGEKLVHVAPEGSADAGSKLYGNARAGDNGLTLVAAGNDERFTITALFDNLGKGASGAAVQNMNIMLGFEETAGLL; via the coding sequence ATGAAACCAAAGGTCTACATCGACGGAAAGGACGGCACCACCGGCCTGCAAATCTATGACCGGCTGGCGGCGCGGGATGACATCGGCCTGCTGCTGATCGACGAGGCGAAGCGGAAGGACCCGGGCGAACGGAAACGGCTGATGGCGGAAGCGGACATCGTGTTTTTGTGCCTGCCGGACGCGGCGGCTGTGGAGGCCGTGGCCCTGGCGGAGGGCTCCGGCGCCCGGATGATCGACGCATCCACCGCCCACCGGACGGCGCCGGGCTGGGTCTACGGCTTCCCGGAGCTGCGGCCCGGCCAGCGGGAGGCCATCGCGGGGGCCCGATATGTGGCCAACCCCGGCTGCCACGCCACGGGGTTCATCTCCATTGTCGCGCCGCTGGTTCAGGCGGGGCTACTGTCCGCGGACGCGGACCTGTGCTGCTTCTCCCTCACCGGCTACTCCGGCGGCGGGAAGAAAATGATCGCCCAGTACGAGGCGGCGGAGAAGGCAGAGAGCCTTTACAGCCCCGGCCTCTACGGCCTGACCCAGGCCCACAAGCACCTGCCGGAGATGCAGAAGCTCTGCGGCCTGAAAAAGCCCCCGGTGTTCACGCCCATCGTGGATGACTACTACAAGGGCATGGCTGCCACAGTGCCCCTGCACAGGAGTCAGCTGACGGGGGAGGCCACCCTCCATCAGGTGTGGCAGGCGCTGGCGGACCACTACGCCGGGGAAAAGCTGGTCCATGTGGCCCCGGAGGGGAGCGCGGACGCAGGATCCAAGCTGTACGGCAACGCCAGAGCCGGGGACAACGGCCTGACCCTGGTGGCGGCGGGAAATGACGAGCGATTCACCATCACCGCCCTGTTCGATAACCTGGGGAAAGGGGCCTCCGGCGCGGCGGTGCAGAACATGAACATTATGCTGGGATTTGAGGAGACCGCTGGACTGCTGTGA
- the argJ gene encoding bifunctional glutamate N-acetyltransferase/amino-acid acetyltransferase ArgJ, with protein MLNFITGGVCAAQGFRAGGIHVGVKTHAAWKKDVALIVSDEDCACAAVYTKNAVKAAHIHVDKRHLADGKARAAVINSGNANACAPMGEENAERVCAAAGKALGCRPEDVVVAATGVIGQTLNVAVIEQGMPELCAAAAHTAAGSDAAAHAIMTTDTVKKELAVETVIGGKTVRMGGIAKGSGMIHPNMGTMLCFLTTDCAISSEMIKSALLETVQASFNRISVDGDTSTNDTCCVLANGLAGNPVITEKGPDYDAFVEALRALCVELAKKMASDGEGATHLITCTVTGAGSEQSAETVAKSVIGSALTKAAIFGADANWGRVLCAMGYSGEDFNPDKVDVAFQSQAGSVQVCAKGRGLDFDEDLAKRVLTEHDVTIAITMGEGDSSCTCWGCDLTYEYVKINGDYRT; from the coding sequence ATGCTGAACTTCATCACCGGCGGCGTGTGCGCCGCCCAGGGCTTCCGGGCCGGGGGCATCCACGTGGGGGTCAAGACCCACGCGGCCTGGAAAAAGGACGTGGCGCTGATCGTGTCCGACGAGGACTGCGCCTGCGCCGCCGTGTATACGAAAAACGCCGTGAAGGCCGCCCACATCCATGTGGACAAGCGCCATCTGGCGGACGGAAAGGCCCGGGCTGCCGTTATCAACAGCGGCAACGCCAACGCCTGCGCCCCCATGGGAGAGGAAAACGCGGAGCGGGTCTGCGCGGCGGCAGGCAAGGCCCTGGGCTGCCGGCCGGAGGATGTGGTGGTAGCCGCCACCGGCGTCATCGGTCAGACGCTGAACGTGGCGGTCATCGAGCAGGGGATGCCGGAGCTGTGCGCGGCGGCGGCCCACACGGCGGCGGGCAGCGACGCGGCCGCCCACGCCATCATGACCACGGACACCGTCAAGAAGGAGCTGGCAGTGGAGACCGTTATCGGCGGCAAGACCGTCCGGATGGGCGGCATCGCCAAGGGTTCCGGCATGATCCACCCCAACATGGGCACCATGCTGTGCTTCCTGACCACCGACTGCGCCATCTCCTCGGAGATGATCAAGTCCGCCCTGCTGGAGACCGTTCAGGCCAGCTTCAACCGCATCAGCGTGGACGGAGACACCTCCACCAACGACACGTGCTGCGTCCTGGCCAACGGCTTGGCGGGGAACCCTGTCATCACGGAGAAGGGGCCGGATTACGACGCCTTTGTGGAGGCCCTGCGCGCCCTGTGTGTGGAGCTGGCGAAAAAGATGGCCTCCGACGGGGAGGGCGCTACCCACCTCATCACCTGCACCGTCACCGGAGCCGGGAGCGAGCAGAGTGCTGAGACCGTCGCCAAATCCGTGATCGGCTCCGCCCTCACCAAGGCGGCCATCTTCGGTGCGGACGCCAACTGGGGCCGGGTGCTGTGCGCCATGGGCTATTCCGGGGAGGACTTCAATCCGGACAAGGTGGATGTGGCCTTCCAGAGTCAGGCGGGCAGCGTCCAGGTGTGCGCTAAGGGCCGGGGGCTGGATTTTGATGAAGATCTGGCCAAGAGGGTCCTGACGGAGCACGATGTCACCATTGCCATCACCATGGGCGAGGGAGATAGCAGCTGCACCTGCTGGGGGTGCGACCTCACCTATGAGTATGTGAAGATCAACGGGGATTACCGGACGTAA
- the argB gene encoding acetylglutamate kinase codes for MSSHAQQARTLVEALPYIQKFTGKTIVVKYGGNAMVSDELRRAVMCDIILLSLVGIRVVVVHGGGPEISEMLKKLGHESRFVDGLRYTDAETMDVVQSVLCGKVNKNLVAQLNRLGGQAIGLCGMDGQLFQAEQLDEKYGLVGKITGVNPEPVENALLSGYIPVVSTVAQGVDADTAYNINADTAASKLAAAMGAEKLILLTDVRGLLRNPRDEETLIHVVHTYDVPGLVAQGIISGGMIPKMECCVDAIAGGVERVHILDGRIPHSILIELLSDEGIGTMLKKED; via the coding sequence ATGTCCTCCCACGCACAGCAAGCGCGGACGCTTGTGGAAGCCCTGCCCTATATCCAGAAATTCACCGGCAAGACCATCGTGGTCAAGTACGGCGGCAACGCCATGGTGTCCGACGAACTCCGCCGGGCTGTCATGTGCGACATCATCCTGCTGTCCCTGGTTGGCATTCGGGTGGTGGTGGTCCACGGCGGCGGGCCGGAGATCAGCGAGATGCTGAAGAAGCTCGGCCACGAAAGCCGGTTTGTGGACGGCCTGCGCTATACCGACGCCGAGACCATGGACGTGGTCCAGTCCGTCCTCTGCGGCAAGGTCAACAAGAATCTGGTGGCCCAGCTGAACCGTCTGGGGGGCCAGGCCATCGGCCTGTGCGGCATGGATGGGCAGCTGTTCCAGGCGGAGCAGCTGGACGAGAAGTACGGCCTGGTGGGAAAGATCACGGGTGTGAATCCGGAGCCGGTGGAAAACGCCCTGCTCAGCGGCTATATCCCCGTGGTGTCCACCGTGGCCCAGGGCGTGGACGCGGACACCGCCTACAACATCAACGCGGATACCGCCGCCTCCAAGCTGGCAGCCGCCATGGGGGCGGAGAAGCTGATCCTGCTGACGGACGTGCGGGGCCTGCTGCGCAATCCCAGGGACGAGGAGACGCTGATCCACGTGGTCCACACCTACGATGTGCCGGGCCTGGTGGCCCAGGGCATCATCTCCGGGGGCATGATCCCCAAGATGGAGTGCTGTGTGGACGCCATCGCCGGCGGCGTGGAGCGGGTCCACATCCTGGACGGACGCATTCCCCATTCCATTCTCATTGAGCTCCTCAGTGATGAGGGCATCGGCACCATGTTGAAAAAGGAGGACTGA
- a CDS encoding aspartate aminotransferase family protein — translation MTSQEIKALTGQYIMNTYGRFPVAIDHGQGATLYDPEGNAYIDFTSGIGVSDLGYGCQPWVDAIAKQAGKIGHTSNLFYTEPPARLAEILCKRTGMSSVFFANGGGEANEGMIKLARKYSFDKYGRGRAAIVTLNNSFHGRTITTLTATGQDVFHNYFFPFTEGFRYADANDLASLEAAAGDDVCAVMMELVQGEGGVLPLDRDYVKAVARLCAEKDWLLLVDEVQTGVGRTGSLFAFQQYGILPDVASFAKGIAGGLPMSGILANEKCRDVLGPGTHATTFGANPVCAAAGLVVQETLTDAFLEDVRAKGTYLRNQIEALDLPCFGATRGMGLMIGIQVKDGWTNKEIASKLIENGLLVLTAGPSMRLLPPLVISQEEMDQGLEILKKTLS, via the coding sequence ATGACCAGCCAAGAGATCAAGGCCCTGACCGGGCAGTACATCATGAACACTTACGGCCGCTTCCCGGTGGCCATCGACCATGGACAGGGCGCCACGCTCTACGACCCCGAGGGCAACGCCTACATCGACTTCACCAGCGGCATCGGCGTCAGCGATCTGGGCTATGGTTGTCAGCCCTGGGTGGACGCCATCGCCAAGCAGGCGGGGAAGATCGGCCACACCTCCAACCTGTTCTACACTGAGCCACCGGCCCGGCTGGCGGAGATCCTCTGCAAGCGGACCGGCATGAGCAGCGTATTCTTCGCCAACGGCGGCGGCGAGGCCAACGAGGGCATGATTAAGCTGGCGAGAAAGTACAGCTTCGACAAGTACGGCAGGGGCCGTGCCGCCATCGTCACTCTGAACAACTCCTTCCACGGCCGCACCATCACCACCCTGACGGCCACCGGCCAGGACGTGTTCCACAACTATTTCTTCCCCTTCACCGAGGGGTTCCGGTATGCCGACGCCAACGACCTTGCCTCCCTGGAGGCCGCAGCGGGGGACGACGTGTGTGCCGTCATGATGGAGCTGGTCCAGGGCGAGGGCGGCGTGCTGCCCCTGGACCGTGACTATGTGAAGGCCGTTGCCAGACTGTGCGCGGAGAAGGACTGGCTGCTGCTGGTGGACGAGGTCCAGACCGGCGTAGGGCGGACGGGCAGCCTCTTCGCCTTCCAGCAGTACGGCATTTTGCCGGACGTGGCGTCCTTCGCCAAGGGCATTGCCGGGGGACTGCCCATGAGCGGCATTCTGGCCAATGAGAAATGCCGGGACGTGCTGGGCCCCGGCACTCACGCCACCACCTTCGGCGCCAATCCGGTGTGCGCTGCCGCCGGTCTGGTGGTGCAGGAGACGCTGACGGACGCGTTTCTGGAGGACGTCCGGGCCAAGGGCACGTATCTGCGTAACCAGATCGAGGCGCTGGACCTGCCCTGCTTCGGCGCCACCCGGGGCATGGGGCTGATGATCGGCATCCAGGTGAAGGACGGCTGGACCAATAAGGAGATCGCAAGCAAGCTGATCGAAAACGGCCTGCTGGTGCTGACCGCCGGACCGAGTATGCGGCTGCTGCCGCCTCTTGTGATCTCCCAAGAGGAGATGGACCAGGGGCTGGAGATCCTGAAAAAGACGCTCTCCTGA
- the argF gene encoding ornithine carbamoyltransferase, whose translation MENHTHFLKLLDFTPAEIQQFLDTAADLKAKKKAGIPHRYLEGKNVALIFEKTSTRTRCAFEVACQDLGMGSTYLGPTGSQIGVKESIADTARVLGRMYDGIEYRGFGQEIVEELANYAEVPVFNGLTNEFHPTQILADFLTIQEHFGRLKGIKLVYLGDARFNMGNSLMVGCAKMGMHFVACAPKAYMPDQKLIDTCLRLAAETGAVLEFIEDPMEAVKNADVLYTDVWVSMGEPMEVWQERIAALAPYQVTKALMDNAGPQCRFMHCLPAYHDHKTKVGKEMGEKFGRETMEVTDEVFESPASIVFDEAENRMHTIKAVMYELMK comes from the coding sequence ATGGAAAACCACACCCATTTTTTAAAGCTCCTGGACTTTACCCCGGCGGAGATCCAGCAGTTCCTGGACACCGCAGCAGATCTGAAGGCCAAAAAGAAGGCCGGCATTCCCCACCGGTATCTGGAGGGGAAGAACGTGGCTCTGATCTTCGAAAAAACCTCCACCCGGACCCGGTGTGCCTTTGAGGTGGCCTGCCAGGACTTAGGCATGGGTTCCACCTACCTGGGTCCCACTGGCAGCCAAATCGGTGTGAAGGAGTCCATCGCCGACACCGCCCGGGTGCTGGGCCGGATGTACGACGGCATCGAGTACCGGGGCTTCGGACAGGAAATTGTGGAGGAGCTGGCAAACTACGCTGAGGTGCCGGTGTTCAACGGCCTCACCAATGAGTTCCACCCCACCCAGATCCTGGCAGACTTCCTGACCATCCAGGAGCACTTCGGGAGACTCAAGGGCATCAAGCTGGTGTATCTGGGGGACGCCCGGTTCAATATGGGCAATAGTCTGATGGTGGGCTGCGCCAAGATGGGGATGCACTTTGTGGCCTGCGCCCCAAAGGCGTACATGCCGGACCAGAAGCTGATCGATACCTGCTTACGTCTCGCCGCCGAGACCGGCGCGGTGCTGGAGTTCATTGAAGACCCCATGGAAGCTGTCAAGAACGCCGACGTGCTGTACACGGACGTTTGGGTCTCCATGGGGGAGCCGATGGAGGTCTGGCAGGAGCGCATTGCCGCCCTGGCGCCCTATCAGGTGACAAAGGCCCTGATGGACAACGCCGGGCCCCAGTGCAGGTTCATGCACTGCCTGCCCGCCTACCATGACCACAAGACCAAGGTGGGGAAAGAGATGGGCGAGAAGTTCGGACGGGAGACCATGGAGGTCACCGACGAGGTGTTCGAGTCCCCGGCCTCCATCGTCTTTGACGAGGCGGAGAACCGGATGCACACCATCAAGGCCGTCATGTATGAGCTGATGAAGTGA
- a CDS encoding helix-turn-helix domain-containing protein has product MREQQTLGRRIQEARKAAGLSQESLGERLGVSRQAVSKWEADAAVPELENLIAMSRIFGVTIGALLGVEPEAAEDRSEKDAPEAPGEGVEGTAPAGELTDRELAAVEAIAKKYLDAAQVVQNPRWSRKKKIAVSAGICGAALTAALALGSGLSALGSRLDQVQSQVYGIESSVSGQIGALAGQIRDLLDEDSNLFAVSQARVTDYDLAAGTVTLQVSAQAKSWQDNTTALFTALLSDGRQFSAEASGKNGTFTAQNWTLPMDQEILLSASLTTDGVTAADQMETLYDCLPGNFRLDVWGGFSQTDWANQWRDFQSDSWPQTSKKLTLGGLSLSISHGGNTHFSPSPSQVEICFYRNQETVPESSVPVPEALELWAEAGFVEMYNWTDYTFTCELLPGETLTAAVCITDDHGQTTWTILCAYRLDQSGNVQTPQDLPADWQPGDLL; this is encoded by the coding sequence ATGCGGGAGCAGCAGACCCTGGGCCGCCGCATCCAGGAGGCCCGAAAGGCCGCCGGCCTCTCTCAGGAATCCCTGGGGGAGCGGCTGGGCGTCAGCCGCCAGGCGGTGAGCAAGTGGGAGGCGGACGCCGCCGTGCCGGAACTGGAGAACCTGATCGCCATGAGCCGGATCTTTGGCGTCACCATCGGCGCCCTGCTGGGAGTAGAGCCGGAAGCGGCGGAGGACCGTTCCGAAAAAGATGCCCCGGAAGCCCCCGGTGAAGGCGTGGAGGGCACCGCCCCGGCGGGGGAGCTGACCGACCGGGAGCTGGCGGCAGTGGAGGCCATCGCAAAAAAATATCTTGACGCGGCCCAGGTCGTCCAGAACCCCAGGTGGAGCCGGAAGAAAAAAATCGCCGTAAGCGCCGGGATTTGCGGCGCGGCTTTGACGGCGGCGCTGGCTTTGGGCAGCGGCCTTTCCGCCCTTGGCAGCCGCCTGGATCAAGTCCAGTCTCAGGTGTACGGTATCGAGAGCAGCGTCAGCGGCCAGATTGGGGCACTTGCCGGGCAGATCCGGGATCTCCTGGATGAGGATTCCAATCTTTTTGCGGTTTCCCAGGCGCGGGTTACGGACTACGACCTGGCAGCGGGGACTGTGACCCTTCAGGTGTCGGCCCAGGCCAAAAGCTGGCAGGACAACACCACCGCCCTCTTCACCGCCCTTCTCTCGGACGGCCGGCAGTTTTCTGCGGAGGCCTCTGGGAAAAACGGAACCTTCACCGCTCAGAATTGGACCCTTCCCATGGATCAGGAAATCCTTCTCTCCGCATCCCTCACCACGGATGGCGTCACTGCCGCCGACCAGATGGAAACCTTGTACGACTGTCTGCCCGGAAATTTCCGGCTGGATGTGTGGGGTGGGTTCAGCCAAACCGACTGGGCCAACCAGTGGAGAGATTTCCAGAGCGATTCCTGGCCGCAGACCAGCAAGAAACTCACGCTGGGCGGGTTGTCCCTTTCCATCTCTCATGGAGGCAACACCCATTTCAGCCCCTCCCCGTCTCAGGTGGAGATCTGCTTCTACCGAAATCAGGAGACAGTCCCGGAATCGTCCGTCCCCGTTCCGGAGGCCTTGGAGCTGTGGGCAGAGGCCGGGTTTGTGGAAATGTATAACTGGACGGATTACACCTTCACCTGTGAACTCCTGCCCGGGGAAACCCTGACAGCCGCCGTCTGCATCACCGATGACCACGGCCAGACCACATGGACCATTCTGTGCGCTTACAGGCTCGACCAGAGCGGGAACGTCCAAACCCCGCAGGATCTGCCCGCCGACTGGCAGCCGGGGGATCTGCTTTGA